Proteins encoded within one genomic window of Prauserella marina:
- a CDS encoding ATP-binding protein, with amino-acid sequence MTEKEPPSHDVGAQDDIELRLGANLVHLPIIRSVAASIAMRADFDLDAIADLRLAVDEACSTLITRADPRSTMVCRFTINDSELRFSGAVSSSSSDAPSTASFGWRVLTTLADTASSWVEQGGNNGQRNWVHIELAKRKPAFT; translated from the coding sequence GTGACCGAAAAAGAGCCGCCGTCGCACGACGTCGGCGCCCAGGACGACATCGAGCTACGGCTCGGGGCCAACCTGGTCCACCTGCCCATCATCCGTTCCGTCGCGGCGAGCATCGCGATGAGAGCCGACTTCGACCTCGATGCGATCGCGGACCTCCGCCTCGCCGTCGACGAAGCGTGTTCGACCCTCATCACCCGTGCCGATCCACGCAGCACGATGGTCTGCCGGTTCACGATCAACGACTCGGAACTGCGGTTCAGTGGCGCCGTCAGCTCCTCGTCGAGTGACGCCCCGAGCACGGCCTCCTTCGGCTGGCGAGTGCTGACGACGCTGGCCGACACCGCGTCCTCGTGGGTGGAGCAGGGCGGCAACAACGGTCAGCGCAACTGGGTCCACATCGAACTCGCCAAACGGAAGCCGGCTTTTACGTGA
- a CDS encoding sulfite exporter TauE/SafE family protein yields MIWWHAVLIALAGVWAGTINTVVGSGTLVTFPVLVAFGYSPVTATTSNAIGLAPGTISGAIGYRHELRGEFRRLLAFVPASMLGAVCGTILLLSLPPDAFERVVPVLVGLAVVLVIIQPKVSRWVLARRAVKVEANGGKEGSGRSTQVLLITAVFVIGIYGGYFTAAQGVMLMAVMGMLLNESIQRLNGIKNVLAAVVNVVAGTVYAFVAPVSWPVVALLAGGSVVGGYLGARIGRKLSPTVLRGVIVVVGVAAIIQLVLRQL; encoded by the coding sequence GTGATCTGGTGGCATGCGGTTCTCATCGCCCTCGCGGGCGTATGGGCGGGAACGATCAACACGGTGGTCGGCTCCGGCACACTCGTGACGTTTCCCGTGCTCGTCGCCTTCGGCTACTCGCCGGTGACGGCGACGACCTCGAACGCGATCGGGCTCGCCCCCGGCACGATCAGCGGGGCCATCGGTTACCGGCACGAGCTTCGCGGCGAGTTCCGCAGGCTGCTCGCCTTCGTCCCGGCGTCGATGCTCGGTGCCGTCTGCGGCACCATCCTGCTGCTCTCGCTTCCCCCTGACGCGTTCGAACGGGTCGTTCCCGTGCTCGTCGGGCTCGCCGTCGTGCTGGTGATCATTCAGCCGAAGGTGTCGAGGTGGGTACTCGCCCGCAGGGCGGTGAAGGTCGAGGCCAACGGAGGCAAGGAGGGCTCAGGCAGGAGCACCCAGGTCCTGTTGATCACGGCCGTCTTCGTCATCGGCATCTACGGCGGGTACTTCACGGCCGCGCAGGGCGTGATGCTGATGGCGGTCATGGGCATGCTGCTCAACGAGTCGATCCAGCGGCTCAACGGCATCAAGAACGTGCTCGCGGCCGTCGTCAACGTCGTCGCGGGCACGGTCTACGCGTTCGTCGCGCCGGTGAGCTGGCCGGTCGTCGCGCTGCTCGCGGGTGGTTCGGTCGTCGGCGGATATCTCGGCGCGCGCATCGGGCGGAAACTCTCGCCAACGGTGCTTCGCGGCGTGATCGTCGTCGTCGGTGTCGCCGCCATCATCCAGCTTGTCCTTCGACAACTGTGA
- the hisC gene encoding histidinol-phosphate transaminase: MSAPINPRADLAALPAYVPGRSVPGAIKLASNEVPGGPLPSVADAISHALQEVNRYPDMGSQALTARLADELKVPESRIAIGCGSVSLCQQLVQAMCAPGEEVLYAWRSFEAYPIVTQVGNATSIKVPLDGTHTHDLAAMLAAITPKTRLIFVCNPNNPTGTAVRRRELASFLDAVPSDVLVVLDEAYREFVTDEEIPDGLEFVADRPNVAVLRTFSKAYGLAGLRVGYAVGHEDVVTALRKVYVAFSVNTLAQTAAIASLGAKDELLTRCSRIVEERGRVRTALIEAGFEVPETHANFVWLPLGERTVAFAEHALDRKVVVRPFAGDGVRVTVSTPDENDLFLEAARAFER, encoded by the coding sequence ATGTCCGCCCCCATCAACCCGAGGGCCGACCTCGCAGCACTGCCGGCCTACGTCCCCGGGCGGTCGGTGCCCGGCGCGATCAAGCTCGCGAGCAACGAGGTGCCAGGCGGCCCGTTGCCGAGCGTCGCCGACGCGATCTCGCACGCGTTGCAAGAGGTCAACCGGTATCCGGACATGGGGTCGCAGGCATTGACGGCCCGGTTGGCGGACGAGCTGAAGGTCCCCGAGTCGCGCATCGCGATCGGCTGCGGGTCGGTGTCGTTGTGCCAGCAGCTCGTGCAGGCGATGTGTGCGCCCGGCGAGGAGGTGCTGTACGCGTGGCGCTCGTTCGAGGCGTACCCGATCGTCACGCAGGTGGGCAACGCGACCTCGATCAAGGTGCCGCTCGACGGGACCCACACCCACGATCTCGCCGCGATGCTGGCCGCGATCACCCCGAAGACCAGGCTGATCTTCGTGTGCAATCCGAACAACCCGACGGGAACGGCCGTGCGCAGGCGGGAGCTGGCGAGCTTCCTCGACGCGGTTCCCTCCGACGTGCTCGTCGTGCTCGACGAGGCCTACCGCGAGTTCGTCACCGACGAGGAGATCCCCGACGGACTCGAATTCGTCGCGGACCGGCCCAACGTAGCCGTTTTGCGAACCTTCTCGAAGGCGTACGGGCTCGCGGGACTGCGAGTCGGCTACGCGGTCGGCCACGAGGACGTCGTCACGGCGTTGCGCAAGGTGTACGTGGCGTTCAGCGTCAACACGCTCGCCCAGACCGCGGCGATCGCCTCGCTCGGCGCGAAAGACGAGCTGCTGACCAGGTGTTCCCGCATCGTCGAGGAACGCGGCAGGGTGCGGACGGCGTTGATCGAGGCCGGTTTCGAGGTGCCGGAGACGCACGCGAACTTCGTCTGGCTTCCGCTCGGCGAGCGCACGGTGGCCTTCGCGGAGCACGCGCTCGACCGCAAGGTCGTCGTCCGGCCCTTCGCGGGTGACGGGGTGCGCGTCACGGTCAGCACCCCCGACGAGAACGACCTCTTTCTCGAAGCGGCCCGCGCCTTCGAGCGCTGA
- a CDS encoding SigB/SigF/SigG family RNA polymerase sigma factor, which produces MTESTTHSSRSPSDDYGHLTPLFEEFVKLADDHPRRSRLRDELVTGHLPLAEHIAQRFSGRGVAKEDLVQVARVGLINAVDRFDPDRGSDFLSYAVPTVMGEVRRHFRDTGWVIRVPRRLKELHLSINNASTQLSQKLGRAPTPSEIAQQLGLTPEEVYEGLEAGNAYHSMSLDEVLAGDTENLALGDTLGVDDAGLEGVENHETLQPLVRELPERERTILALRFVHNMTQTQIAERIGISQMHVSRLLARTLDRLRDGLVEHPEEG; this is translated from the coding sequence GTGACCGAATCGACCACGCATTCCTCACGAAGCCCCTCGGACGACTACGGACACCTCACCCCCCTTTTCGAGGAGTTCGTCAAGCTCGCAGACGACCATCCGCGCCGATCCCGGTTGCGTGACGAGCTCGTCACGGGGCACCTGCCGCTCGCGGAGCACATCGCTCAACGGTTCTCCGGCAGGGGCGTGGCCAAGGAAGACCTGGTGCAGGTCGCGAGAGTCGGGCTGATCAACGCGGTCGACCGGTTCGACCCCGACCGGGGCTCCGATTTCCTCTCCTACGCCGTGCCGACGGTGATGGGCGAGGTACGCCGTCACTTCCGGGACACCGGCTGGGTCATCAGGGTTCCCCGCAGGCTCAAAGAGCTGCACCTCTCGATCAACAACGCGAGTACGCAACTCTCGCAGAAGCTGGGCAGGGCACCGACCCCGAGCGAGATCGCCCAGCAACTGGGGCTGACGCCGGAGGAGGTCTACGAGGGGCTCGAAGCGGGCAACGCCTACCACTCGATGTCGCTCGACGAGGTACTCGCCGGCGACACCGAAAACCTTGCCCTCGGTGACACGCTCGGTGTCGACGACGCGGGACTCGAAGGCGTCGAGAACCACGAGACCTTGCAACCACTGGTGCGGGAGTTGCCGGAGCGGGAACGAACCATTCTCGCGTTGCGCTTCGTGCACAACATGACGCAAACCCAGATCGCCGAGCGCATCGGCATTTCGCAAATGCACGTGTCCCGGCTGCTCGCCCGCACGCTCGACAGGTTGCGTGATGGCCTCGTCGAACACCCGGAAGAGGGTTGA
- a CDS encoding Ku protein gives MARAIWSGALNFGLVTVPVELYSATEDHTIHFRQFQRGTSDRIRYRRVNERTGDEVPYTDIVKGYDLGGDEYVIVEQQELDEIAPGRSRTIDIDAFVDLEQIDPVYFQKTYWLAPAKEEFGKAYSLLIDAMGKTNRAGVARFVMRGKEYIAAVRSGDGVLVLNTLLFPEDIREPSKEISKLPAKKQSQAKELDMAVSLIESMAEEWRPEDYHDTYTERVKQLIDDKRAGRTVTPAEQPPEATKVVDLFEALSRSVESRKGKKGGSAKKKSPGPELHDLSKSDLDDMARELGVKGRSKMNREQLIDAITEAGGPPKSRRKAS, from the coding sequence GTGGCACGAGCGATCTGGAGTGGTGCGCTCAACTTCGGCCTTGTGACCGTTCCGGTGGAGCTGTACAGCGCGACGGAAGACCACACCATCCACTTCCGGCAGTTCCAGCGCGGCACCTCCGACCGGATTCGCTACCGCAGGGTCAACGAGCGCACCGGTGACGAAGTCCCCTACACCGACATCGTCAAGGGCTACGACCTCGGCGGCGACGAATACGTCATCGTCGAGCAGCAGGAACTCGACGAGATCGCGCCAGGTCGCTCCCGCACGATCGACATCGACGCGTTCGTCGACCTCGAACAAATCGACCCCGTCTACTTCCAGAAGACCTACTGGCTCGCGCCCGCGAAAGAGGAATTCGGCAAGGCGTACTCGTTGCTCATCGACGCGATGGGCAAGACGAACAGGGCAGGTGTCGCGCGATTCGTCATGAGAGGCAAGGAATACATCGCGGCGGTGCGGTCAGGCGATGGCGTGCTCGTGCTCAACACCCTGCTCTTCCCGGAGGACATCAGGGAGCCGTCGAAGGAGATCAGCAAGCTGCCTGCCAAGAAGCAGTCCCAGGCCAAGGAACTGGACATGGCGGTGAGCCTCATCGAGTCGATGGCCGAGGAATGGCGGCCGGAGGACTATCACGACACCTACACCGAGCGGGTCAAACAGCTCATCGACGACAAACGCGCGGGCCGCACGGTGACCCCTGCCGAGCAGCCGCCGGAGGCGACCAAGGTGGTCGACCTCTTCGAAGCCCTCTCCCGCAGCGTCGAGAGCCGCAAGGGCAAGAAGGGCGGTTCGGCCAAGAAGAAGAGCCCCGGCCCCGAGTTGCACGATCTGTCGAAGAGCGACCTCGACGACATGGCCCGCGAACTGGGGGTCAAGGGCCGTTCGAAGATGAACCGCGAGCAGCTGATCGACGCGATCACCGAGGCGGGAGGACCGCCGAAATCCCGACGCAAAGCCTCCTAG
- a CDS encoding dienelactone hydrolase family protein: MTQTRTEDYEHTDGRAVRLSFTEPEGVVRGGLVVLHEAGGITDAVRLLVAGLAGEGWLAVAPHIDEDGNPLNGADVLAATDTTLAWLVERGISGDLLGVVGFDLGATAALVVAANRTLGAAVSVGGRGIDKPVSDELPALVDIAGSLTSPWLGIYGDSGGESDAAQVERLRDAAAEAKVATNVVRYAGANHRFDADPAAAAEAWQRTLSWFDAHLR; encoded by the coding sequence ATGACGCAGACCCGCACCGAGGACTACGAGCACACAGACGGCAGAGCAGTCCGCCTCTCGTTCACCGAACCGGAAGGCGTCGTGAGGGGCGGCCTCGTCGTTCTCCATGAAGCAGGTGGCATCACGGACGCGGTGCGGTTGCTGGTGGCGGGTCTCGCGGGCGAAGGCTGGCTCGCCGTCGCGCCGCACATCGACGAAGACGGAAACCCGCTCAACGGAGCGGACGTGCTCGCCGCGACGGACACCACGCTCGCCTGGCTCGTCGAGCGCGGCATCAGCGGTGACCTGCTCGGCGTCGTCGGCTTCGACCTCGGTGCCACGGCTGCGCTCGTCGTCGCGGCCAACCGCACGCTGGGGGCCGCGGTCAGCGTGGGAGGGCGTGGCATCGACAAGCCGGTCTCCGACGAGCTGCCTGCCCTTGTCGACATCGCGGGCAGCCTCACCAGCCCGTGGCTCGGCATCTACGGCGACTCGGGAGGCGAATCCGACGCGGCACAGGTAGAGCGGCTCAGGGACGCGGCGGCGGAGGCGAAGGTCGCGACCAACGTCGTTCGCTACGCGGGAGCCAACCACCGCTTCGACGCCGATCCAGCCGCCGCTGCCGAAGCATGGCAGCGCACGCTCTCCTGGTTCGACGCGCACTTGCGCTGA
- the glmS gene encoding glutamine--fructose-6-phosphate transaminase (isomerizing): MCGIVGYLGSRPAAPILLEGLHRLEYRGYDSAGIALPHRGRLRVTKAAVRVAELRALVGEDQPAVVGIGHTRWATHGEPNDANAHPHTDATGRVAVVHNGIIENAGQLRARLAATGVEFVSDTDTEALAHLIAARLAEEQGSLEDAVRSTLREVEGAYGIVVLDARNPGELVVARNGSPIVLGIGDGEMFIASDLAALVRHTQRVVYLDDGELATLRADDYRTSTLQARRTDKTPTEVELTEADYGLDGFADYMRKEIGDQPEAMRRALLGRLDSRFSTAHLGGLRLDPRELRSIRRVKFLGCGSAYYAGQIGANLVEELARLPADAEPASEFRYRDPVVDPETLYVAVSQSGETADTLAAVQELTRKGGRVIGAVNVVGSAIARECGSGVFLHAGPEVSVASTKAVTNMSTCFAMLALLLGRVRDLSVADGRRIVAALDALPRRVEEVFETEEVVADAARRFAGARHMFFVGRVRGWPVAREGAQKLKEISYVHAEAYQAGELKHGPIALIDSGMPSVVIVPDDELLVKNIGTMEQIKARGGPVIAVTNATLPEGLADAELRVPRTEPELDPILFGIPLQLLAYHLATELGRDIDKPRNLAKSVTVE; the protein is encoded by the coding sequence ATGTGCGGAATCGTCGGCTACCTCGGCAGCAGACCGGCTGCGCCGATCCTGCTGGAGGGCCTTCACCGGCTTGAGTACCGGGGCTACGACTCCGCGGGAATCGCGCTGCCGCACAGGGGCAGGCTGCGGGTGACGAAGGCGGCCGTCAGGGTCGCCGAACTGCGAGCCCTCGTCGGTGAGGACCAGCCTGCCGTCGTCGGCATTGGGCACACGAGGTGGGCTACCCACGGCGAGCCGAACGACGCCAACGCGCACCCGCACACCGACGCCACCGGCAGGGTCGCCGTCGTGCACAACGGGATCATCGAGAACGCGGGGCAACTGCGGGCTCGGCTCGCCGCGACCGGTGTCGAGTTCGTCTCCGACACCGACACCGAGGCCCTGGCCCACCTCATCGCGGCCAGGCTCGCCGAAGAACAGGGTTCGCTCGAAGACGCCGTGCGTTCGACGCTGCGGGAGGTGGAGGGCGCCTACGGCATCGTCGTCCTCGACGCGCGCAACCCCGGCGAACTCGTCGTCGCCCGCAATGGCAGTCCCATCGTGCTCGGCATCGGCGACGGCGAGATGTTCATCGCCTCCGATCTCGCCGCGCTCGTGCGGCACACCCAGCGCGTCGTCTACCTCGACGACGGCGAGCTGGCCACACTGCGGGCCGATGACTACCGCACGAGCACGTTGCAGGCACGCCGCACCGACAAGACCCCAACCGAGGTCGAGCTGACCGAAGCCGACTACGGACTCGACGGGTTCGCCGACTACATGCGCAAGGAGATCGGCGACCAACCGGAGGCCATGCGCAGGGCACTGCTCGGCAGGCTCGACAGCAGGTTCTCCACCGCCCACCTCGGTGGACTCCGCCTCGACCCGCGCGAGCTGCGCTCCATCCGCAGGGTGAAGTTCCTCGGCTGCGGCTCCGCCTACTACGCGGGACAGATCGGCGCGAACCTCGTCGAAGAACTCGCGAGGCTGCCCGCCGACGCCGAACCGGCCTCCGAGTTCCGCTACCGCGACCCCGTCGTCGATCCGGAAACCCTCTACGTGGCCGTCAGCCAGTCCGGCGAAACGGCCGACACGCTCGCCGCCGTGCAGGAACTCACCCGCAAGGGAGGAAGGGTCATCGGTGCCGTCAACGTCGTCGGCAGCGCCATCGCCCGCGAATGCGGAAGCGGTGTCTTCCTCCACGCGGGCCCCGAGGTGTCCGTGGCGTCCACAAAGGCCGTCACCAACATGAGCACCTGTTTCGCCATGCTCGCGTTGCTGCTCGGCAGGGTGCGCGACCTTTCCGTCGCCGACGGCCGCAGGATCGTCGCCGCGCTCGACGCGCTGCCGCGGCGGGTCGAGGAGGTCTTCGAGACTGAGGAGGTCGTCGCGGACGCGGCGAGGCGGTTCGCGGGCGCGCGCCACATGTTCTTCGTCGGAAGGGTCAGGGGCTGGCCGGTCGCGAGAGAAGGCGCGCAGAAGCTCAAGGAGATCTCCTACGTGCACGCCGAGGCATACCAGGCGGGCGAGCTGAAGCACGGGCCCATCGCGCTCATCGACAGCGGCATGCCTTCGGTCGTGATCGTTCCCGACGACGAGCTGCTCGTAAAGAACATCGGCACGATGGAACAGATCAAGGCGCGGGGAGGACCCGTCATCGCCGTCACCAACGCGACGCTGCCGGAAGGGCTCGCCGACGCCGAGCTCCGAGTGCCGAGGACGGAGCCGGAACTCGACCCCATCCTGTTCGGCATTCCGCTACAGCTGCTCGCTTACCACCTCGCGACGGAACTGGGCAGGGACATCGACAAACCGCGGAACCTGGCCAAGAGCGTCACGGTCGAGTAG
- the ligD gene encoding non-homologous end-joining DNA ligase produces MLATLTDQYFSDPDWIFERKLDGVRALCVREAGEEPHLWSRNHRSADASYPELVTALAEQGGESFVADGEIVAFDGDQTSFAKLQPRIHVNDPAKAKATGIPVVYYLFDLLEYDGQDATRLPLRRRKELLRQAFDFHDPLRLSMHRVGAGERFLQQACERGWEGLIAKRADARYTSGRSRDWLKFKCVSDQEFVVGGFTDPSGARAGFGALLIGYYSGSDLRYAGKVGTGYGDATLRDLRGRLDDLAVEESPFVDQVREPRAHWVRPEMVVQVRFSEWTGDGRLRHPRFTGLRNDKAAHEVVREVP; encoded by the coding sequence ATGCTGGCAACGCTCACCGACCAGTATTTCTCCGACCCCGACTGGATCTTCGAGCGCAAGCTCGACGGGGTCAGAGCATTGTGCGTGCGCGAGGCAGGCGAAGAACCACACCTGTGGTCGCGCAATCACCGCAGCGCCGACGCGAGCTACCCCGAGCTGGTGACCGCGCTCGCGGAGCAGGGAGGGGAAAGCTTCGTGGCCGACGGCGAGATCGTCGCGTTCGACGGCGACCAGACGAGCTTCGCCAAACTCCAGCCGCGCATCCACGTCAACGATCCCGCGAAGGCGAAGGCGACCGGGATTCCCGTTGTCTACTACCTTTTCGACCTGCTTGAGTACGACGGCCAGGACGCGACCCGGCTTCCGCTGCGCCGGCGCAAGGAACTGCTGCGGCAGGCTTTCGACTTCCACGACCCGCTCCGGCTCTCGATGCACAGGGTCGGCGCTGGCGAGCGGTTTCTGCAGCAGGCGTGCGAACGCGGCTGGGAAGGGCTCATCGCGAAGCGGGCCGACGCGCGCTACACGAGTGGCCGCTCGCGTGACTGGCTGAAGTTCAAGTGCGTCAGCGATCAGGAGTTCGTCGTCGGCGGGTTCACCGACCCCTCCGGCGCGCGAGCGGGCTTCGGCGCGCTGCTGATCGGCTACTACTCCGGCTCCGATCTCCGCTACGCGGGCAAGGTCGGCACCGGTTACGGCGACGCGACGTTGCGCGACCTTCGCGGCAGGCTCGACGACCTCGCCGTCGAGGAATCACCGTTCGTCGACCAGGTCAGGGAACCGAGAGCGCATTGGGTTCGCCCGGAAATGGTGGTGCAGGTCCGGTTCAGCGAGTGGACCGGAGACGGGCGACTGCGGCACCCTCGATTCACCGGCCTGCGCAACGACAAGGCGGCACACGAGGTGGTGCGGGAGGTGCCATGA
- a CDS encoding peptide chain release factor 2, producing the protein MDTTRLRELVTTDGPFASVYFDDTHDTADAAKLLELRWREVREQLEGQGAEAATLDALEAGIREGPPPEGRGGRAMIAAGDRVLVDRQLDQPPTHAVARLSALPYLVPLAEFGERPPTYVLAVVDSIGADVTTVDEQGDIVDERTVEGSDHPVHKVRGGGPAHHDMQARADETTKQNIEKAAEYVTEAARKAGATLVIIAGETQSRRHLHDALPERVRGIATEVTGGGRHKGADHGELKDQVRLLLQRTKQARRDETAERFRTALGRPRGLAVQGLEATTSALREANVETLLFDSPADIDVVKGEQATLVATRADALEAVGSDIVIPQRADEALVFAAIATDADIVHTGETLGLTEGFGAILRHE; encoded by the coding sequence GTGGACACGACGAGGTTGCGCGAGCTGGTCACGACAGACGGTCCGTTCGCCTCCGTGTACTTCGACGACACACACGACACGGCCGACGCGGCGAAGCTGCTGGAACTGCGCTGGCGCGAGGTCCGCGAGCAACTGGAGGGGCAGGGCGCCGAGGCGGCCACCCTCGACGCGCTCGAAGCGGGCATCAGAGAGGGACCCCCACCCGAGGGCCGTGGCGGCAGAGCCATGATCGCCGCGGGCGACCGGGTACTCGTCGACCGGCAACTCGATCAGCCACCAACGCACGCGGTGGCCCGGCTGTCCGCGCTGCCCTATCTGGTTCCGCTCGCCGAATTCGGCGAGCGGCCACCGACCTACGTACTCGCCGTCGTCGACAGCATCGGCGCCGACGTCACCACCGTCGACGAGCAGGGTGACATCGTCGACGAGCGCACCGTCGAGGGCTCCGACCACCCCGTGCACAAGGTGCGCGGCGGCGGCCCCGCCCACCACGACATGCAGGCCCGCGCCGACGAGACGACGAAGCAGAACATCGAAAAGGCTGCCGAGTACGTCACCGAGGCCGCGAGAAAGGCAGGCGCGACGCTGGTGATCATCGCGGGCGAAACCCAGTCCCGGAGACACCTGCACGACGCGCTACCCGAACGCGTTCGAGGGATCGCGACGGAGGTGACCGGCGGTGGCAGGCACAAAGGCGCGGATCACGGCGAACTGAAAGATCAGGTACGCCTGTTGCTCCAGCGTACGAAGCAAGCACGGCGAGACGAGACCGCCGAACGTTTTCGTACCGCGCTCGGCAGGCCGAGGGGACTCGCGGTGCAGGGTCTCGAAGCCACGACGAGCGCACTGCGCGAGGCCAATGTGGAGACTCTGCTCTTCGACAGTCCCGCCGACATCGACGTCGTGAAAGGAGAACAGGCAACGCTCGTGGCGACGCGAGCGGACGCGCTCGAAGCCGTCGGCTCCGACATCGTGATCCCACAGCGGGCAGACGAGGCGCTCGTGTTCGCCGCGATCGCCACCGACGCCGACATCGTCCACACCGGCGAGACTCTCGGGCTGACCGAGGGTTTCGGCGCAATACTCCGGCATGAGTGA
- a CDS encoding DNA polymerase ligase N-terminal domain-containing protein, whose translation MSTRKDTLATYRAKRDLRRSGEPSGAAEHGGDEPRFVIQRHDASSLHFDFRLEIGGVLVSWSIPKGPSLDPGDKRLAIRTEDHPLDYARFEGRIPNDEYGAGTVIVWDTGTFEPLGEESAEQALDSGTLHVWLEGEKLHGAFDLVRTRMSPRQEQWLLIKKNDEGADRRRKPAKTQPESVLSGKTNRDLA comes from the coding sequence ATGAGCACGCGGAAGGACACACTGGCCACGTATCGCGCCAAACGCGACCTGCGTCGTTCCGGTGAGCCTTCCGGCGCTGCCGAACATGGCGGGGACGAACCCCGGTTCGTGATCCAACGCCACGACGCTTCGAGCCTGCACTTCGACTTCCGGCTGGAGATCGGCGGTGTGCTCGTGTCGTGGTCGATCCCGAAGGGGCCGTCCCTCGACCCCGGCGACAAGCGGCTCGCCATCCGCACCGAGGACCATCCCCTGGACTACGCGCGTTTCGAGGGACGTATTCCGAACGACGAGTACGGCGCGGGGACCGTGATCGTCTGGGACACGGGGACGTTCGAGCCGCTTGGCGAGGAATCCGCGGAGCAGGCACTCGACAGCGGCACACTCCATGTGTGGCTGGAAGGCGAGAAACTGCACGGTGCCTTCGATCTCGTCCGCACGAGGATGAGCCCAAGGCAGGAACAGTGGTTGCTCATCAAGAAAAACGACGAGGGCGCGGACCGGCGGCGCAAGCCTGCCAAGACGCAGCCCGAGTCGGTGCTGAGCGGCAAGACCAACAGGGACCTGGCTTGA
- the ligD gene encoding non-homologous end-joining DNA ligase, with amino-acid sequence MSPSSLVSNPDKLFYPSGVSKGDVVGYYDDIAETMLPHLRGRPLTLRRYPDGIEGEGWFQKEASNHFPDWLRVEAIPARGKEGDVHHVVCDDARTLVYLANQATIEFHVWLSTVDNLDNPDHIVLDLDPPDGTSLSELRGVARRTRDLFGELGLTPFVQATGGRGYHVVAPLDAEENFDTVRELARAVADRLAEADPERLTTAQRKEKRGNRIFLDTNRNGYGQTFITPYSLRARKGAPVAAPLDWQELSRISPDGFDIDSMRRRLARKTDPWDEIDAHPGSATAALDKLT; translated from the coding sequence ATGAGCCCTTCGTCCCTGGTCAGCAACCCGGACAAGCTCTTCTACCCGAGCGGCGTCAGCAAAGGCGACGTCGTGGGCTACTACGACGACATCGCCGAAACGATGCTGCCCCACCTGCGAGGAAGGCCGCTGACGCTGCGCCGCTATCCCGACGGGATCGAAGGCGAGGGCTGGTTCCAGAAGGAAGCGAGCAATCACTTCCCCGATTGGCTGCGGGTGGAAGCAATTCCGGCGCGCGGCAAGGAAGGCGACGTGCACCACGTGGTGTGCGACGACGCGCGAACGCTGGTGTACCTGGCGAACCAGGCCACCATCGAGTTCCACGTCTGGCTATCCACTGTGGACAACCTGGACAACCCCGACCACATCGTGCTCGACCTCGACCCACCCGACGGCACCTCGCTCTCCGAACTGCGCGGCGTGGCGAGAAGGACGAGGGACCTGTTCGGCGAGCTCGGCCTCACCCCGTTCGTGCAAGCAACGGGCGGAAGGGGCTACCACGTCGTCGCCCCGCTCGACGCCGAGGAGAACTTCGACACCGTGCGCGAACTCGCCAGAGCCGTCGCCGACCGGCTCGCCGAAGCCGATCCGGAACGGCTGACGACGGCGCAGCGCAAGGAAAAGCGCGGAAACCGGATCTTCCTCGACACGAACCGCAACGGTTACGGGCAGACGTTCATCACCCCGTACTCGTTGCGGGCAAGGAAAGGCGCGCCCGTCGCCGCGCCGCTCGACTGGCAGGAGCTGAGCAGGATCAGTCCCGACGGCTTCGACATCGACAGCATGCGGCGAAGGCTCGCGAGGAAGACGGATCCGTGGGACGAGATCGACGCCCACCCCGGCTCGGCTACCGCCGCACTGGACAAGCTGACCTAG